One genomic window of Scatophagus argus isolate fScaArg1 chromosome 16, fScaArg1.pri, whole genome shotgun sequence includes the following:
- the LOC124073617 gene encoding perforin-1-like, whose product MFLLNICICVGLMLSLPQCTHQSCTDGTPKQCLDADFAPGTNLAGEGFDITKMERKGAFVIDMNKWKRKDKTCTLCSNPYLENRKQKLPLSVVDWRPKHSCSMKVASKLHRSSESLVSSSSSSVENNWKANLDVDAGNKGASLMLAGTNSKLAEYSMEKTKNDKFSFTSHSMSCEYYSYRVSGTPRLHKEFLTAVKQLPKTYSPEYKQRFYKLIDNFGTHYLTKVKLGGSVQSVTSIRQCQASLQGLSVEEVEMCLEAEASASVKATVKAELKHCKKDIDKMESKTSFSGLFNDRFTEIKGGYTSELDLLFSSDKNPSAYKEWLNTLPQNPDIFSYSLDSLHELLPANNPARKNLRLAISHYILEKGLWKNCSERCQAGIKSNPRDQCVCQCHNDPAVNQDCCPARRGMARVIITVQRASGLWGDHITATDGYVKVFFNGPMVRRSPVINNNNNPHWGTVIDLGTQDLSAGPRVRFEVWDQDNNWDDDLLGQCEQPLSSGVKEDLCTLQHGRLFYKWEVKCAPSLSGSSCTDYKPSPMSQSLKKLYVSRHAHPVPKAVLIEMGVFVDETSSQRNQSLSTETQKVDVI is encoded by the exons atgtttcTGCTAAATATTTGCATCTGCGTGGGCCTCATGCTGTCCCTCCCTCAGTGTACCCATCAGTCCTGCACTGACGGGACACCCAAGCAGTGCTTGGATGCAGATTTCGCTCCAGGTACCAATTTGGCTGGGGAAGGCTTTGACATCACCAAAATGGAACGTAAGGGGGCCTTTGTGATCGACATGAATAAGTGGAAACGCAAGGACAAGACGTGCACCCTGTGCAGCAACCCCTATCTGgagaacagaaagcaaaagCTTCCCTTGTCAGTGGTGGACTGGAGGCCAAAGCACTCCTGCAGCATGAAAGTGGCCTCTAAACTCCACCGATCCAGTGAGTCTCTGGTCAGTTCCAGCAGCTCTTCAGTTGAAAACAACTGGAAGGCCAATCTAGATGTTGATGCAGGAAATAAAGGTGCCTCATTGATGCTAGCTGGTACCAATTCTAAACTGGCTGAATACTCCATGGAAAAAACTAAGAATGACAAGTTCAGCTTCACAAGCCACAGCATGTCCTGTGAGTATTACAG CTACCGAGTGTCCGGCACGCCCAGGCTGCACAAAGAATTTCTAACAGCAGTGAAGCAGCTCCCCAAAACCTACAGCCCTGAATACAAGCAACGATTTTACAAACTGATCGACAACTTTGGCACCCATTACCTCACCAAG GTGAAGTTGGGAGGAAGTGTTCAGTCTGTGACCAGCATCAGGCAGTGCCAGGCCAGCCTGCAGGGCCTCAgcgtggaggaggtggagatgtgCCTGGAAGCTGAGGCGTCCGCCAGCGTCAAAGCCACAGTTAAAGCTGAATTAAAGCACTGCAAGAAGGACATCGACAAGATGGAAAGTAAAACATCCTTCTCTGGCCTCTTCAATGACAG gttcacagaaataaaaggtGGGTACACGTCAGAGCTGGaccttctcttttcttctgacAAAAATCCATCGGCCTACAAGGAATGGCTGAACACACTGCCACAGAATCCAGACATATTCTCATATTCCTTGGACTCACTCCATGAGCTACTGCCCGCTAACAACCCTGCCCGAAAGAACCTGCGCTTGGCTATTAGCCATTATATCCTGGAGAAAGGCCTGTGGAAGAACTGCAGTGAGCGCTGTCAGGCCGGCATCAAGAGCAACCCGAGGGATCAATGCGTCTGCCAATGCCACAATGACCCAGCTGTAAACCAAGACTGCTGTCCAGCCCGCAGGGGCATGGCACGGGTCATCATCACTGTACAACGGGCTTCTGGTCTTTGGGGAGACCACATTACAGCCACAGACGGCTACGTGAAAGTGTTCTTCAACGGACCGATGGTTCGTCGTTCTCCtgtcattaacaacaacaacaatccaCATTGGGGCACTGTCATTGACCTGGGAACTCAGGACTTGTCAGCAGGACCAAGAGTGAGATTTGAGGTGTGGGATCAGGACAACAACTGGGACGACGACCTGCTGGGACAATGTGAGCAACCTCTGTCTTCTGGAGTGAAGGAGGATCTCTGCACCCTGCAGCATGGCAGGCTGTTCTACAAATGGGAGGTGAAATGTGCTCCGAGTCTGAGTGGAAGTTCATGCACGGACTACAAACCTTCACCTATGAGTCAAAGTTTGAAGAAGCTGTATGTGTCCCGTCATGCCCACCCTGTTCCAAAGGCCGTCCTGATAGAGATGGGCGTGTTTGTGGATGAAACGAGCTCACAGAGAAACCAGAGTCTTAGTACAGAGACTCAAAAAGTTGATGTGATATAA